Genomic DNA from Deltaproteobacteria bacterium HGW-Deltaproteobacteria-2:
TCTCATGCAAAAAGAGTTTGCATGGGAAAAACTGGAAAAAATGTATATCCGCCTTTACAGGGAATCGTTTACTGAAGAAGAAGTCGCCGGAATGTTGTCGTTCTACAAAACAACAGCAGGTAAGGCGGCTATCAACAAAATGCCGGTGTTGATGCAAAAATCCATGCAGGAGATTCAGGGTATGATTTCTGAATCAATTCCGCAAATGCAAAAAATCGAAAGTAATTTCGCTGCTGAAATGAAGTCTGCAAACAATTAAAGCTGGCATTATTATTTTTTTCTGCCTGAGATCCTCAATTTTGATGTCCTCTGAACTTTACTTAATATGCTTTAATATTATTAAAGTGAGGTCAATATCATGGATGGTTTAGTATCTAAAAAAGAAACATTGATAAAGTTGCAGCACCTGGAAGGTATTAAATGCTTTGCCTGCAGTCCTTCAAATCCCGTCGGCTTGAAGATGGATTTTTATGCTGATGAAACATTTGTTTCTTCATGGCTTACGTTAGCAGATCATTTCTGTAGTTGGGACAAATATGCCCATGGGGGGATTGTGGCAACTGTTTTGGATGAAATCATGAGTTGGGCTGCGGTCTATTTTAAGAAAAAGTTTGTTTTTACCAAATCAATTAATGTTAATTATTTAAAACCTGTTTTTACGGATACCGAAATTAGGGCAGAGGGAAGGGTTCTGGAGTGTTTAAGCGAAAGGAAGGTCGTTATGGAAGGGTGTGTTTACAACAGTAACGATGAACTATGCGCTAAGTCCACAGGGGAATATGTTCTTATTGATTCTTTTACAGGAAAAACTTAATCTCTCTAATCTGAACATCTGCGGATTATGTAGTCGTATACCATTAACATGTTGATGATTTTTACGTTACTCTCTTTCCATCAGCAATTTTCACTTGTCAGCGCACAATAATCCTGAGCACTTGCAGATGTAATCTTTTGCTCTTTTGGGATAACTGAAAATCTGAGTGTCGGTTGTTCAATTCTGCCCTGATCCACAATAACAAAAAGGGATTAACCATCGATGGTTAATCCCCTTTTTGTTGATAGTTTTTTAATTTACTTTTTGCTTCGAAATTCCGCTAAAAGTTTTTTAACATAATCCAAGTCGTCTTTTGAGTAATACTCCTTTTCGGCAAAGTCATCCCACACATGAAGGACTCTATTTTTAAAAGCTTCAGTTTCATCCGGCGTCATTTTAACCTCTTTCATTCCGTGTTTATACATGGCGGCAATGCCCTTTTCATTAATTGCCCGGATTTTCTCTCTAAAATCCTTCTCCATTGTTTTTATGTAATTATCAACAGCTATTTGCTCTTCCTTGGGAAGTTTGTTCCATGCTTTTAACGATACAACACCGCCAGCCGGAGAATATCGTATGGGAAGAGGATTAATGTATTTCATCACGCTATATAGCTGAGCACCGACCGCCCATATTGCTGGGCTGATAAGAGCATCACATATCCCTGTACGGACTGCCGCAGATACTTCAGTAGGTCGAACTGGTACGGGACTTGCGCCCAAAGCCATAAGGGTCTTTTCTTCCATTGGACCATACCATGTTTGAAAGCGGCTTTTCTTAATATCATCAAAAGTCCTGATTTCGCGCTTTGTGGAGTAAATTTGATCAAAGCCCTGTTCTGCCAGAATAACAAGGTGATATCCTCTTTTTTCAAACCATTCATTAATGCGCGGCCTCATCTTTGAATAAACATATTCAACTTCGTCATAATTATTAAACAAGAACGGAAGCGCAAACAAGGTCATCTCCGGACAAACCATCACCATTCCATGTCCGGAAAATCCGCCTCCCTGCAACTGCCCGTTTATCATTTTGGCCAATATATCCGGGTCATCTCCCATCCTGCCGCCGTAATACCAGTCCAAGACAACTCGGCCATTTGTCGCCTTATCTATCCCGGGATTAACAATATCTCTTATTAAAGCAGCCCATCCCAACTGTTCCGGAGCTATTGTCCCCATTTTAAAGACATAAATCGTTTTATCGCTTTTGGTTTGTTTAATGTTTTCCCCCCATGCCATAGAGAAAGACCCCATAAAAAACACAACAATTCCTATAAACAAAAGCCATACGATATTGCGTTTCATAAAAATCTCCTTTCTAAAATATTTTTAAAATATAATTACAAGTTTTTCTTTTCCAGATAAATTTAATACATAATAACACTATTAATTTTTTTTAAAAGAAAAAAAACTGTTTGATTTAGAAACAATTGGTATGTTTTATTAATTAGGGTACTCTTATTGTTGGGATAATGTAATTTATTTCTGTTACAGCAAAAAATCTAACCTACTGAAACTCCTCGCTATACGTACGACATTTTTTCCCAAAAATCAAATAGGCATAAGTGCCGCCGAAAGAAATTCCGGCCAGAACGGCATTATTGATTTTCAGTTCTTTTTTCTCTCCCATGACTAATGCAAGTGGTCTTAGAGGATTCGTCAGTCCAATCACCGGTGGCAGAGTATTTTCTCCCATTGAAAGCGCCAGAGCGCAAGCTCTGATGCCGCCGCTGGAAAAACTCTCTCCTGTTGATCCTTTTATTGACGTGACAAACGGTTTTTTCTCCGAAGAGGCAAATATTTCTTCGTAAGCTTCAGCTTCCACAGCATCGAGTGTTTTGTCGCCGTTAGCCGCCGCGAAAATAGCCTGAATATCATTGATCGAAGTGTCTGCGTTTTTCAGCGCACGGTTAAATGTCTTTTTTATACATTCCGGTTTTTGCGGCCACGCGGTCGGTTTTGTCGGTGATGAACCCATGCCTGCTCCTTTGATTTCACAATAGGGCTGGCGTCCTCTGGCGATTGCCGATTGCAGGCTCTCCAAACAAATTATGCCGCATCCTTCTCCGGCAATCATTCCATTTCGTTCTTTATCGAAAGGTCGGCAGGCTTCAATGCCACCGTTTTGGGGAGAAAGCGCGTGAAATTTTGTCAGCGATTTGTAGTAAAATTCAGATAAAATGTCTACGCCGCCGGCAAAAATAAAATCGGCAGTGCCGCGTCTGATTTCCGCGGCGGCATAGGCAATCGCGTTTTCGGCAGAAACGGCAAAATGCGTTATAGTCGTGTTGATGCCGCGAAATCCCAGTTCGATAGAAGTATGACCGGCAGCGGCGTTCATAACAGTATTTGGTACCAGTATAGGGTTGACAGATGCGGGTCCTCCGGAAAACAGCGTTCCCAAAAATTGAGCGGTTATATCAGTTGCTCCGAAAGCAGTACCGAGAACAATGCCAACGCGATCGCGGTTTGCTTCTGTGATTTGAAATCGGGCATCATCCAGAGCAATGCGTGACGAGGCCGCCGCCATCAGTGATATTTTATCCATCTTACGCATGTTTTTCGCGGAGATGAAATCACGCGGATTGAAATTGCTAACCTCTGCGCCCAGATGCGAGGGAAAATTGCTTGTGTCAAATGATTTGATTTGAGCAATTCCGGTTTCGCCGGAAAAAAGCCTGCGGCCAAATTCTTCCTTGCCGATTCCCAGAGGAGTTACCATGCCGATGCCGGTTACAACCACACGTTGAGCGTTGTCTGTTTGCTGATTTCTATTCATGGGCAGGACCCCTTTCGGAATACCTGCCGAAAATTAAAGTGGTGTTGTTTCCTCCGAAAGCGAAGGAATTGGAAAGTACTGTGCGCAATGACGATTTTCTGGAACCGGATGTGACATAATCCAGATCGCACTGCGGGTCATTTTCCTGATAATTGATTGTCGGCGGTATAAAACCGTCCTGCAGGGCCAGCGTCGAAACAATGCCCTCGAGCGCGCCGGAAGCCCCTAATGTGTGTGCGTGCATGGATTTGGTGGAACTGACCGGAATCGAGTAAGCGCGTTTACCGAAAACTTCCTTAATAGCTTTAGTTTCGGTAACATCATTGACCGGAGTGGCCGTGCCGTGCGCATTGATATAATCGATGTCGTCAACAGAAAGACCGCTGTCTTTCAGCGCCGCCTGCATGGAACGGATAGCGCCGGAGGCCTGTTCGTCGGGAGCGGTCATGTGAAAGGAATCGCAGGTTATGCCATATCCTAAAACCTCAGCGTAAATTTTTGCTCCTCTCTTAAGAGCGTTATCCAGTGATTCCAAAACCATTATTGCCGCGGCTTCGCCCAACGAGAGCCCGGCGCGATTTTTATCGAAAGGCCGGCATGTTTCAGGGTCAACTGATTTGAGTGCGTTAAAGGCGGCGTAAGTAAGCCGGCACATAGGCTCTACGCCTCCGGCAATCATGATAGAGGCATGACCGTTGGCGATTAAATCCCGCGCGTAGCCGATGGCGGTGGCGCCTGCGGAACAGGCTGTCATGAAAGTTGATTTAGGCCCCATAAAGCCGAAAGCGGAAGCAATATGGTCAGCGGAAGACGCGCAAAACAAAGACGATAGGGTGGAAAAATTCGCATCTTTGCCGTTATTATTTAAGTAATCTCTATAGAATATTTCAGCCTCTAGAAGCCCGCCCGCGCCGCCACCGATGGCAAGGCCGATTTCTTCTTTCAATTCTTCCGGTGGAGGATAAAGCCCGGCGTCGCGCAATGCTTCCAATGTTGCGGCAAAGGAAAGCATATCTGCCCGCGACATTCTTTTAATAGAAAAATTTTCGGGAATATAATCACGGGCGATAAAGTTTTTGATTTGCCCGCCTGTCTGAGAACGAAATCCGGAGGCATCAAAAAGATCAATCGCTCCAATGCCGCAGACGCCTTCCTTAATGGCGCATGCAAAATCCGGCACATTCTTGGCGATTGCGTTTAATGTTCCTAATCCGGTGATGACGATGCGTTTTCTCAAATCAAATCCTTATCAATAGGCTGTTGAAAAACACTCGTCTGCTGCGTTGTGCTGCAAACCGCACCGCTCGACGTATGTCTATATACGCCTCGCGGTTCGCTTCTTACGCGCCTTGCATCTGAGCATTTTTGAGCAGCCCATCAAGTGAAGTAAGAAGAGTGTTCTGGACCTTAAGAAAACTTAATTTGGCCCCGATAAAAAGTCAAACAAATATTGACATATAAAACCGGACTTCCTATACTTTTAGCGGCCAATCTTTGTCAAGATGGTCTTAAAATTGTAAGGATGCTCAAGGTGCAGATGTGATTTTTCCCAGTCAAGTTACAGATAATCTCAGGATTTTAGGCAATGAATATTTTCATTTTT
This window encodes:
- a CDS encoding C4-dicarboxylate ABC transporter substrate-binding protein, whose translation is MKRNIVWLLFIGIVVFFMGSFSMAWGENIKQTKSDKTIYVFKMGTIAPEQLGWAALIRDIVNPGIDKATNGRVVLDWYYGGRMGDDPDILAKMINGQLQGGGFSGHGMVMVCPEMTLFALPFLFNNYDEVEYVYSKMRPRINEWFEKRGYHLVILAEQGFDQIYSTKREIRTFDDIKKSRFQTWYGPMEEKTLMALGASPVPVRPTEVSAAVRTGICDALISPAIWAVGAQLYSVMKYINPLPIRYSPAGGVVSLKAWNKLPKEEQIAVDNYIKTMEKDFREKIRAINEKGIAAMYKHGMKEVKMTPDETEAFKNRVLHVWDDFAEKEYYSKDDLDYVKKLLAEFRSKK
- a CDS encoding beta-ketoacyl-[acyl-carrier-protein] synthase family protein; translated protein: MRKRIVITGLGTLNAIAKNVPDFACAIKEGVCGIGAIDLFDASGFRSQTGGQIKNFIARDYIPENFSIKRMSRADMLSFAATLEALRDAGLYPPPEELKEEIGLAIGGGAGGLLEAEIFYRDYLNNNGKDANFSTLSSLFCASSADHIASAFGFMGPKSTFMTACSAGATAIGYARDLIANGHASIMIAGGVEPMCRLTYAAFNALKSVDPETCRPFDKNRAGLSLGEAAAIMVLESLDNALKRGAKIYAEVLGYGITCDSFHMTAPDEQASGAIRSMQAALKDSGLSVDDIDYINAHGTATPVNDVTETKAIKEVFGKRAYSIPVSSTKSMHAHTLGASGALEGIVSTLALQDGFIPPTINYQENDPQCDLDYVTSGSRKSSLRTVLSNSFAFGGNNTTLIFGRYSERGPAHE